In Pseudomonas sp. DNDY-54, a genomic segment contains:
- a CDS encoding Gfo/Idh/MocA family protein: MDLRAATKARVRAGLVGGGEGAFIGQVHFQAMRLDGRFELVCGAFSRNPENNRRTASALHLDLERCYDSWEQLLAGEAARPCDERLELLVIVTPNHLHAPIAKAALESGFHVFSEKPAALSLADTHDLAVSLARSACQYGLAHTYQGYPMVWQAQHMVATGALGRLRKIYVEYPQGWLSEDQAGQGNKQAAWRGDPSVAGPSGCMGDIGVHAFNLAEFVSGQRISQLCADLGVHVEGRQLDDDGAVLFRTDAGASGVLIASQICSGEENALTLRLYGERGGLEWRQQDPGSLHYRRVDGPIQTLRAGTDQSWLCKAALKRIRLPAGHPEGYIEAMANLYTDLASSIRDGHPSTIPGIDAGLRGMSFIETVLASHRSDSKWISFIAPER, translated from the coding sequence ATGGATTTGCGAGCGGCAACAAAAGCGAGGGTACGGGCAGGCCTTGTCGGTGGCGGCGAAGGAGCGTTCATCGGGCAGGTGCATTTTCAGGCCATGCGCCTGGATGGACGCTTCGAACTCGTTTGTGGCGCATTCAGCCGCAACCCGGAAAACAACAGGCGAACAGCTTCTGCACTGCACCTCGACCTGGAACGCTGCTATGACTCCTGGGAACAACTGCTGGCCGGCGAGGCTGCGCGGCCCTGCGATGAACGTCTGGAGTTGCTCGTCATCGTTACGCCGAATCACCTCCACGCGCCCATCGCCAAGGCTGCGCTTGAGTCCGGCTTTCATGTGTTCTCGGAAAAGCCGGCCGCACTGTCGCTCGCCGACACCCACGACCTTGCTGTGTCCCTAGCCAGGAGTGCTTGCCAGTACGGGCTGGCGCATACCTACCAGGGTTATCCGATGGTCTGGCAGGCGCAGCACATGGTGGCAACGGGTGCGCTCGGACGACTACGGAAAATCTACGTCGAGTATCCGCAAGGCTGGCTAAGCGAAGATCAGGCCGGGCAGGGCAACAAGCAGGCTGCCTGGCGTGGCGATCCATCAGTGGCCGGGCCGAGTGGTTGCATGGGTGACATCGGCGTGCACGCGTTCAACCTTGCAGAGTTCGTCAGTGGGCAACGGATCAGCCAGCTGTGCGCGGACCTCGGTGTGCATGTCGAGGGCCGTCAGCTCGATGACGACGGCGCCGTGCTGTTTCGCACCGATGCCGGTGCAAGCGGCGTGTTGATTGCCAGCCAGATCTGCAGTGGAGAAGAAAACGCGTTGACCTTGCGCCTGTACGGCGAGCGTGGCGGCCTCGAATGGCGGCAGCAGGATCCGGGCTCACTGCATTACCGCAGGGTCGATGGGCCAATTCAGACGCTGCGAGCTGGCACTGATCAATCCTGGCTATGCAAAGCAGCCTTGAAGCGCATCCGTCTGCCCGCAGGGCATCCAGAGGGTTACATCGAAGCAATGGCCAATCTCTACACCGATCTGGCTTCAAGTATCCGTGATGGGCATCCATCGACTATTCCCGGTATTGATGCCGGGCTTCGGGGCATGTCTTTCATCGAAACGGTCCTTGCGAGCCACCGCAGCGACAGCAAGTGGA
- a CDS encoding LacI family DNA-binding transcriptional regulator produces the protein MSNIRKVAELAGVSVATVSRTLKMPERVSPLTRDRVLAAVEQAGYRPNLMAVQFRSRKTRNLVVLVPVIANVFFARVISGIQEAAQAFDYRVLLCDTLGREEVEIAYAELVRAHQADGVIQLRAFNPFSDAGPDSSCMPPMVNACEVLDVPPCPTVSLDNRAAAREMTEHLIALEHRRIGLIKGPQGSPLTRERIAGYEDALRAAGIASDPTLLCRGNFTLQAGYDAAGQLLDRPDRPTAIFCENDEMAIGAIKRIRETGLRVPQDISVAGFDDIPFAAFCDPPLTTIAQPAEAFGRHAVEMLVAQFERQPLEATHLVLPHRLVVRGSTAAVAK, from the coding sequence ATGTCAAACATACGCAAAGTGGCCGAGCTGGCAGGCGTGTCGGTGGCCACGGTATCGCGAACGTTGAAAATGCCGGAGCGCGTGTCCCCGCTGACACGGGATCGCGTGCTTGCCGCAGTCGAGCAGGCGGGCTACCGCCCCAACCTTATGGCGGTGCAGTTCCGCTCTCGCAAGACCCGGAATTTGGTGGTCTTGGTCCCGGTGATAGCCAATGTGTTCTTCGCTCGGGTAATCAGCGGTATCCAGGAAGCCGCGCAGGCATTCGACTATCGCGTGCTGTTATGCGACACGCTCGGGCGCGAAGAGGTGGAGATCGCCTACGCCGAGCTAGTGCGCGCCCATCAGGCTGACGGAGTGATTCAGCTACGCGCATTCAACCCGTTCAGCGATGCGGGACCTGATAGCTCTTGCATGCCGCCAATGGTCAACGCCTGCGAAGTTCTGGATGTCCCACCCTGCCCTACGGTGAGCCTCGATAATCGCGCAGCGGCTCGCGAGATGACCGAGCATCTGATTGCCTTGGAGCATCGTCGGATCGGGCTGATCAAAGGCCCCCAAGGCAGCCCGCTGACCCGGGAGCGCATCGCCGGTTACGAAGATGCGTTGAGAGCGGCTGGAATAGCCTCAGACCCGACGCTTCTCTGCCGGGGTAACTTCACCCTGCAGGCTGGTTACGATGCGGCCGGCCAGCTGCTTGATAGGCCTGATCGACCCACTGCAATTTTCTGTGAAAATGATGAAATGGCTATCGGCGCGATCAAGCGTATCCGCGAGACCGGCCTGCGTGTACCGCAGGACATATCCGTTGCCGGCTTCGACGACATCCCCTTTGCGGCATTTTGCGATCCACCGCTGACGACAATCGCCCAGCCGGCCGAAGCATTCGGGCGCCACGCAGTCGAGATGCTGGTAGCCCAGTTCGAGCGCCAGCCACTGGAGGCGACGCACCTGGTCCTGCCTCATCGGCTGGTCGTGCGAGGCAGCACGGCTGCCGTTGCGAAGTGA
- a CDS encoding PLD nuclease N-terminal domain-containing protein: MSDVMSYLAIAVAVAVIALDLLAIISVFKSDRTVGSKALWALGIALFPILGLVFWLIVGLRGRR; the protein is encoded by the coding sequence ATGTCGGACGTCATGAGTTATCTGGCGATTGCGGTCGCTGTGGCAGTTATTGCGCTGGATCTGCTGGCGATCATCAGCGTGTTCAAAAGCGATAGAACCGTCGGATCGAAAGCGCTGTGGGCTTTGGGTATTGCCTTGTTTCCCATCCTGGGTCTTGTGTTCTGGCTTATCGTCGGCTTGCGGGGTAGGCGCTAA
- the pgsA gene encoding CDP-diacylglycerol--glycerol-3-phosphate 3-phosphatidyltransferase has protein sequence MNIPNILTVLRVLLIPIIILLFYLPFQWSYLAASAVFAIAALTDWLDGYLARKLQQSTPFGAFLDPVADKLMVAVALVLLVEEHSNLWLTLPAAIIIGREIVVSALREWMAELGARAQVAVSNLGKWKTAAQMVALIILLANPPLATVWVGLGYALLIVAAGLTLWSMVNYLMAAWPHLSPTEKK, from the coding sequence ATGAACATTCCAAACATTCTCACCGTGCTGCGTGTACTGCTGATACCGATCATCATCCTGTTGTTCTACCTTCCTTTCCAATGGAGCTATCTGGCCGCTAGCGCGGTGTTTGCCATCGCTGCGCTTACCGACTGGCTGGATGGCTACCTTGCCCGCAAACTGCAGCAAAGCACGCCCTTCGGGGCTTTCCTCGATCCGGTAGCGGACAAGCTGATGGTGGCGGTGGCGTTAGTGCTACTGGTGGAAGAGCATTCAAACCTGTGGCTCACGTTACCGGCTGCGATCATCATCGGCAGGGAAATCGTGGTGTCCGCATTGCGCGAGTGGATGGCGGAATTGGGCGCGCGCGCGCAGGTGGCAGTGTCCAATCTGGGTAAGTGGAAAACCGCGGCGCAGATGGTGGCGCTTATCATATTGCTGGCCAATCCGCCGCTGGCGACTGTCTGGGTCGGGCTTGGCTATGCCCTGTTGATCGTCGCAGCAGGGCTGACGCTGTGGTCCATGGTCAATTACCTGATGGCCGCCTGGCCCCACCTCAGTCCTACGGAAAAGAAATAA
- the uvrC gene encoding excinuclease ABC subunit UvrC → MSGFDSSAFLASCSGRPGVYRMFDAEAKLLYVGKAKNLKKRLASYFRKTGQAPKTAALVAKIAQVETTITANETEALLLEQTLIKQWRPPYNILLRDDKSYPYVFLSSGEFPRLSIHRGAKKEPGRYFGPYPSAGAIRESLSLLQKAFFVRQCEDSYYRNRTRPCLQYQIKRCKAPCVNLVDPEEYAEDVRHSVMFLEGRSNALSEELSKNMEKAAMALDFERAAEIRDQIGILRRVQDQQSMEGGSGNIDIVAAVVSPGGACVHLISVRAGRVLGSKNFFPQVAIEESVSDVLQAFLEQYYLSSMERDLPAELIVNAVHEDFETLISAVAELRDVELIITHRVRGTRARWQQLALTNAEQALGARLASRQHLAARFQALAEALDLDESPTRLECFDISHSSGEATVASCVVFGPEGPLKSDYRRYNIEGVTAGDDYAAMHQALSRRFKKAAEGEGKLPDILLVDGGKGQLNMAREVLQELAVPDLILLGVAKGVTRKPGLETLYLNDAAHEFTLPGDSPALHLIQQVRDEAHRFAITGHRARRGKARMTSSLEGVPGIGPKRRRELLKHFGGLQELCRASLDEIAKAPGISKKLAESIYATLHSE, encoded by the coding sequence ATGAGTGGCTTCGATTCGTCTGCATTCCTGGCTTCGTGCAGCGGGCGCCCTGGCGTCTACCGGATGTTCGATGCCGAGGCCAAACTGCTCTACGTCGGCAAGGCCAAGAACCTCAAAAAACGGCTCGCAAGTTACTTTCGCAAGACTGGGCAAGCACCGAAGACGGCCGCGCTTGTGGCCAAGATCGCCCAGGTCGAAACCACGATCACGGCAAATGAAACCGAGGCGCTGCTGCTTGAACAGACACTGATCAAACAGTGGCGCCCGCCGTATAACATTCTGCTACGCGACGATAAGTCGTACCCCTACGTATTCCTCTCGAGCGGGGAGTTCCCCCGGCTCAGCATTCACCGAGGCGCGAAGAAAGAACCGGGTCGCTATTTCGGTCCGTACCCTAGCGCGGGGGCGATCCGCGAGAGCCTGAGCCTGCTACAGAAGGCATTCTTTGTCCGCCAGTGTGAAGACAGTTATTACCGCAACCGCACCCGGCCGTGCCTGCAATATCAGATCAAGCGCTGCAAGGCGCCATGTGTGAACCTAGTTGATCCCGAGGAATACGCCGAAGACGTCCGCCACTCGGTGATGTTTCTTGAGGGGCGCAGCAATGCGCTGTCCGAAGAGCTCTCGAAGAACATGGAGAAGGCTGCGATGGCGCTTGATTTCGAGCGCGCCGCGGAGATACGCGATCAAATCGGCATACTGCGTCGAGTGCAAGATCAGCAGAGCATGGAAGGCGGCAGCGGCAATATCGATATTGTCGCGGCTGTCGTGAGCCCGGGTGGCGCCTGTGTGCATCTGATCAGCGTGCGCGCCGGGCGAGTGTTGGGCAGTAAGAATTTCTTCCCGCAAGTGGCCATTGAGGAGAGCGTAAGCGATGTCTTGCAGGCGTTTCTCGAACAGTATTACCTCAGCTCAATGGAGCGGGATCTTCCCGCTGAACTCATCGTCAATGCGGTTCACGAAGATTTCGAAACACTGATCAGCGCCGTTGCCGAATTACGTGACGTCGAGCTGATCATCACGCATCGTGTTCGCGGGACCCGCGCGCGCTGGCAGCAACTGGCGCTGACCAATGCGGAACAGGCACTCGGTGCGCGTCTGGCGAGCCGTCAGCATTTGGCGGCACGTTTCCAGGCCTTGGCCGAGGCACTGGATCTCGACGAGTCACCGACACGGCTCGAATGCTTCGACATCAGCCACTCCAGCGGCGAGGCTACGGTCGCCTCCTGTGTCGTGTTTGGCCCTGAAGGCCCGCTCAAGTCCGATTACCGGCGCTACAACATCGAAGGTGTCACTGCGGGTGATGACTATGCCGCTATGCACCAGGCACTCTCGCGTCGCTTCAAGAAAGCTGCCGAAGGGGAGGGCAAGCTGCCGGACATCCTGCTGGTGGATGGCGGCAAAGGGCAGCTGAATATGGCTCGTGAGGTACTGCAAGAGCTTGCCGTACCGGACTTGATACTGCTGGGCGTGGCCAAGGGCGTTACCCGCAAGCCGGGCCTGGAGACGCTCTATCTCAATGATGCTGCCCATGAGTTCACGCTGCCGGGTGATTCTCCTGCGCTCCACCTGATACAGCAGGTCCGCGACGAAGCTCACCGTTTCGCCATCACAGGCCACCGAGCGCGGCGTGGTAAAGCTCGAATGACCTCGTCGCTGGAAGGCGTGCCCGGCATCGGACCGAAGCGCCGCCGCGAACTGCTCAAGCATTTTGGTGGTCTTCAAGAACTGTGCCGCGCCAGCCTCGATGAGATTGCTAAAGCGCCGGGCATCAGTAAAAAGCTTGCCGAGTCGATTTATGCCACTCTGCACAGTGAGTAG
- the uvrY gene encoding UvrY/SirA/GacA family response regulator transcription factor, protein MIRVLVVDDHDLVRTGISRMLADIDGLQVIGQAESGEAAIKKSRELKPDVVLMDVKMPGIGGLEATRKLLRSHPDIKVIAVTICEEDPFPTRLLQAGAAGYLTKGAALEEMIQAIRMVFAGQRYISPQIAQQLALKSFQPKLNGSPFDLLSEREIQIALMIANCQKVQTISDKLCLSPKTVNTYRYRIYEKLSVSSDVELALLAVRHGMVDTIN, encoded by the coding sequence TTGATTAGGGTGCTGGTAGTTGATGACCACGATCTAGTTCGCACAGGCATTTCCCGAATGCTCGCCGACATCGATGGCCTCCAGGTGATCGGCCAGGCGGAATCCGGCGAAGCCGCGATCAAGAAGTCGCGCGAGCTGAAGCCTGACGTTGTGCTAATGGACGTCAAAATGCCGGGGATCGGTGGCCTTGAAGCCACCCGGAAGCTCTTGCGCAGCCACCCGGATATCAAGGTCATTGCCGTCACAATCTGTGAGGAAGACCCGTTCCCGACCCGCCTCTTGCAGGCTGGGGCAGCGGGATACCTGACCAAGGGCGCGGCCCTCGAAGAAATGATTCAAGCGATTCGCATGGTCTTTGCGGGTCAGCGTTACATCAGCCCTCAGATCGCTCAGCAACTGGCGCTCAAATCGTTCCAGCCGAAGCTCAATGGGTCTCCGTTTGATCTGCTGTCCGAGCGCGAAATACAGATCGCCTTGATGATCGCGAACTGTCAGAAGGTCCAGACCATCTCTGACAAGCTTTGCCTGTCGCCGAAGACGGTAAACACCTATCGCTACCGCATATACGAGAAGCTCTCAGTCAGCAGTGACGTCGAGCTGGCATTGCTTGCCGTCCGTCACGGCATGGTTGATACCATCAACTGA